A region of Nostoc sp. 'Peltigera membranacea cyanobiont' N6 DNA encodes the following proteins:
- a CDS encoding M15 family metallopeptidase: MNKAGFSGKPQNSSNDLGDDIPVAVRDTPVAAPKMWLQPQILMIGGVAGFILLALISGFLFFVTAPKKTADSQPLPATSAPPTPAPSNNSNDTVLGHFPYPEAPQSELVTISANRGIRMRKSAAQKFEEMVAAARSAGVTIVPISGFRSVKDQEQLFFGVSAQRNQTPAERAALSAPPGHSEHHTGYAVDVGDGRVPATNLQTNFDNTKAYQWLQANAARFSFEMSFPKNNVQGVSYEPWHWRFVGDRDSLEMFYKARNLKPAKISP, encoded by the coding sequence TTGAATAAGGCTGGGTTTTCTGGAAAACCGCAAAACTCATCGAATGACCTTGGTGATGATATTCCAGTGGCTGTACGCGATACCCCTGTTGCAGCACCGAAAATGTGGTTGCAACCCCAAATTTTGATGATTGGCGGAGTGGCGGGATTTATCCTGCTGGCTTTAATTAGCGGTTTTTTGTTTTTCGTTACCGCACCCAAAAAAACCGCCGATTCTCAACCTTTACCAGCTACTTCTGCTCCTCCAACTCCAGCACCATCTAATAATTCTAACGATACTGTGTTAGGGCATTTCCCCTACCCAGAAGCACCTCAGTCAGAACTAGTAACCATCTCCGCAAATAGGGGCATTAGAATGCGAAAATCTGCTGCCCAAAAGTTTGAGGAGATGGTAGCCGCAGCGCGAAGTGCGGGTGTAACTATAGTGCCAATTTCTGGCTTCCGCTCAGTTAAAGACCAAGAGCAGTTGTTTTTTGGTGTTAGTGCCCAACGAAATCAAACACCAGCAGAACGAGCCGCCCTCAGCGCTCCTCCTGGTCATAGCGAACATCACACAGGTTATGCTGTGGATGTTGGAGACGGAAGAGTACCAGCAACTAATCTCCAAACTAACTTTGACAACACCAAGGCTTATCAGTGGCTGCAAGCAAATGCAGCGCGTTTCAGCTTTGAAATGTCATTTCCTAAAAATAATGTTCAAGGCGTGAGTTATGAGCCTTGGCACTGGCGTTTTGTCGGCGATCGCGATAGCTTGGAAATGTTCTACAAAGCCAGAAATTTGAAACCCGCTAAGATATCGCCATAG
- a CDS encoding AEC family transporter — protein sequence MTNLLELYVKLGGLVLVGFILGRKLPVTVPTRLGQFLFWVGVPISIVSFLRQSSLSGQIWIAPAFAYLAILLGAFLAWLAIKGQGYFRNTVFQPPTQASLILAAMLGNTGYLGFPITLAMVGKEYFAWALFYDLLGSFPGTYALGVLVAARFGGGVQNHWQIAKSVLINPALWGFGFGLLFRQVTIPTVMEFWLEKFAWSGVGLSLVLIGMRLALLKSWRSLPQVGMSLGIKMLLVPLILGSILPLFGLTSPIVKIIVLQIAMPPAFGTLVIAETFNLDRDLAVTALAAGTILLLVTLPVWLWLF from the coding sequence TTGACAAACCTTTTAGAACTATACGTCAAGCTGGGAGGATTAGTCCTGGTAGGATTTATTCTGGGACGCAAACTACCTGTGACAGTTCCTACACGTTTGGGACAGTTCCTTTTTTGGGTGGGAGTACCCATAAGCATAGTATCGTTTTTGCGTCAATCTAGCTTGTCAGGGCAGATTTGGATTGCACCTGCCTTCGCTTACCTAGCCATTTTACTAGGAGCATTTTTAGCTTGGTTAGCCATTAAAGGACAAGGCTATTTTAGAAATACTGTCTTCCAACCACCAACTCAGGCTAGCTTGATATTAGCAGCAATGTTGGGTAATACAGGTTATCTTGGTTTTCCCATTACCTTAGCAATGGTAGGCAAAGAATACTTTGCTTGGGCGTTATTTTACGATTTACTCGGTTCATTCCCCGGAACTTATGCGTTGGGTGTATTAGTAGCAGCGCGTTTTGGCGGGGGTGTCCAAAATCATTGGCAGATTGCCAAATCTGTCTTAATTAATCCTGCCCTGTGGGGTTTTGGATTTGGCTTGCTATTTCGACAAGTCACAATACCTACAGTAATGGAATTCTGGCTAGAGAAATTTGCTTGGAGTGGTGTAGGTTTATCTCTGGTATTAATTGGAATGCGACTAGCACTGCTCAAATCTTGGCGTAGCTTACCACAAGTAGGGATGAGCTTGGGAATTAAAATGCTACTAGTTCCCTTGATATTGGGTAGCATCCTACCATTGTTTGGATTAACTAGCCCCATAGTAAAGATAATCGTGCTACAAATAGCCATGCCTCCAGCTTTCGGCACACTGGTAATTGCTGAGACATTCAATCTCGATCGCGATCTGGCAGTAACTGCCTTAGCTGCTGGGACTATACTATTGCTGGTTACTCTCCCAGTTTGGCTGTGGCTGTTTTAG
- a CDS encoding type II toxin-antitoxin system VapC family toxin, whose amino-acid sequence MSYLIDTHIFLWWLFDDPKLNSDCRDIIRNPDHRIIVSSASAWEIATKYRIGKLPEAKQLVEQYSQMLHQAKFIELAIATVHALRAGSLPIAHRDPFDRMIMAQAEIENLPIITYDKAFQTGLIQIIPDLK is encoded by the coding sequence ATGAGTTACCTCATCGACACCCATATCTTTCTGTGGTGGCTCTTTGACGATCCAAAACTCAACTCTGACTGCCGAGACATCATTCGCAACCCAGATCATCGCATCATTGTTAGCAGTGCTTCCGCCTGGGAAATTGCTACCAAATACCGTATCGGTAAACTACCCGAAGCCAAACAACTCGTTGAGCAATATTCACAGATGTTGCATCAGGCTAAATTTATCGAACTTGCGATTGCCACAGTCCATGCACTCAGAGCCGGAAGCCTACCGATTGCCCACCGAGATCCCTTTGATCGTATGATCATGGCTCAGGCGGAAATCGAAAATTTACCTATCATTACCTACGACAAAGCCTTCCAGACTGGACTGATTCAGATAATTCCCGACCTCAAGTAA
- the tsaB gene encoding tRNA (adenosine(37)-N6)-threonylcarbamoyltransferase complex dimerization subunit type 1 TsaB — protein sequence MTTELKHLTTKKYALALHTTTPELGLAISNFAGDTRSQIWNLGRDLSSLVHQYLIEFIKPQTWADLSFIAVAKGPGGFTGTRIGVVTARTLGQQLDIPVFAISTLAAVAWSEAGKNQNPKTIAVEMPAQRGQIFAAIYQFEPDISKLKVCLPDRVFTTEAWQETLANWNTNYQLIQAQSALAATVTSILELANLDWQEGKFPDWSEALPYYGQHPVQDA from the coding sequence TTGACCACAGAACTCAAACACCTCACCACCAAAAAATACGCGTTAGCACTGCACACCACCACACCTGAATTAGGACTAGCAATTAGTAATTTTGCTGGCGATACTCGCTCTCAAATTTGGAATTTGGGGCGTGATTTATCTAGCTTAGTACATCAATATTTAATTGAATTTATCAAACCGCAAACTTGGGCAGATTTGTCATTTATCGCAGTTGCAAAAGGCCCCGGTGGTTTTACCGGAACTCGAATTGGTGTTGTCACTGCTCGGACTTTAGGGCAACAGTTAGATATTCCTGTATTTGCAATTTCAACTTTGGCTGCGGTAGCTTGGTCAGAAGCAGGCAAAAATCAAAATCCAAAAACTATTGCTGTGGAAATGCCAGCACAACGAGGTCAAATTTTTGCTGCTATTTATCAGTTTGAGCCAGATATTTCTAAACTAAAAGTGTGTTTACCAGATAGAGTATTTACAACAGAGGCATGGCAGGAAACTTTAGCGAATTGGAATACTAATTATCAGTTGATTCAAGCTCAATCTGCTTTAGCAGCGACGGTGACAAGTATTTTGGAACTAGCTAATCTCGATTGGCAAGAAGGCAAATTTCCTGATTGGTCGGAGGCTTTGCCATATTATGGGCAACATCCAGTACAGGATGCATAA
- a CDS encoding Ycf34 family protein, with product MCICVNCHYVDSCVTYHAVEGQHQQPHLTETPNFDPNEPSINVNIRTTDDVIEMEWDVVGCLSFKRETGKWSKLRPGELVPT from the coding sequence ATGTGTATTTGTGTGAACTGCCACTATGTAGACAGCTGTGTTACCTATCATGCCGTGGAAGGGCAGCACCAACAGCCTCACTTGACTGAAACACCAAACTTTGACCCGAATGAACCTTCTATCAATGTCAACATTAGGACTACAGATGATGTGATTGAGATGGAATGGGATGTTGTTGGTTGTCTCAGTTTTAAACGGGAAACGGGTAAGTGGTCGAAATTGCGTCCTGGTGAGTTAGTGCCGACTTGA
- a CDS encoding CCA tRNA nucleotidyltransferase — protein sequence MHKSIPSTLAPENWPFSLEFLPQPAYMVGGAVRDALLGRTREYLDLDFVIPSKAVKVARAIARHYKAGFVLLDAERQIARVVFPHATADFAQQEGDSVEVDLHRRDFTVNAIAYNPHTQEIIDPLQGYVDLQQGILRMISPANLKDDPLRLMRGYRQAAQLGFTIEPATRNAICSLASHLSKVAAERVRVEIGYLLANSQGTPWITSAWEDGLLAPFFKNATRESLNKLAAVDNAAALLTENWQQLGAQLQEYVRDSVKTTWLGIAKLASLVNPNPELAEIELQQLTYSRAEIRGVTTALKLLPQLQVVNMSLREQYFLFRDADIVFPTMAVLAVALDNLVEVISSDKLLHTAVATSLESKASSCQVLALLIDRYLNPDDLVAHPPQLVSGKELIIALDIPASPMIGQLLTEIAVAQAEGKVSTPTEAIAFARQLQDKARGN from the coding sequence ATGCATAAATCAATTCCCTCTACCCTAGCTCCCGAAAATTGGCCTTTTAGTTTGGAATTCTTGCCACAACCCGCTTACATGGTAGGTGGTGCTGTACGCGATGCGCTCCTTGGCAGAACTCGTGAATATCTGGATCTAGATTTTGTTATACCATCTAAGGCGGTAAAGGTAGCAAGAGCGATCGCTCGTCATTACAAAGCTGGTTTTGTCTTACTCGATGCAGAACGACAAATTGCCCGTGTAGTTTTTCCCCACGCCACGGCTGACTTTGCCCAACAAGAAGGAGATAGTGTAGAGGTTGATTTGCACAGACGGGATTTTACAGTCAATGCGATCGCCTATAATCCTCATACACAAGAAATCATCGATCCTCTACAAGGTTATGTAGACTTACAACAGGGCATTTTGCGAATGATATCACCCGCAAACTTAAAAGATGACCCTTTGCGGTTAATGCGAGGTTATCGCCAAGCCGCTCAACTAGGTTTCACTATTGAGCCAGCTACCAGAAATGCAATTTGTTCTTTGGCATCACATCTTAGTAAAGTTGCAGCCGAACGGGTGCGGGTAGAAATTGGCTATTTACTGGCAAATTCTCAGGGTACTCCTTGGATTACAAGTGCTTGGGAAGATGGTTTACTTGCCCCTTTCTTCAAAAATGCTACTCGTGAAAGCTTGAACAAACTAGCCGCAGTTGATAATGCAGCCGCCTTACTCACAGAAAATTGGCAACAATTAGGCGCACAACTGCAAGAATATGTCCGCGATAGTGTCAAAACTACTTGGTTAGGTATTGCCAAACTTGCAAGTCTAGTCAACCCCAATCCAGAATTAGCAGAAATAGAGCTACAGCAACTAACTTATAGTCGTGCTGAAATTCGGGGCGTAACCACTGCTCTGAAATTGTTACCGCAACTTCAAGTAGTCAATATGTCCTTACGAGAACAATACTTTTTGTTCCGTGACGCAGATATTGTGTTTCCCACTATGGCAGTGCTAGCTGTAGCACTTGATAATTTGGTAGAGGTGATATCTAGTGACAAGCTATTACACACAGCAGTTGCTACAAGTTTGGAAAGCAAAGCAAGTAGCTGCCAAGTCTTGGCACTTTTAATCGACCGCTACCTTAACCCTGACGATCTGGTAGCTCATCCCCCTCAACTAGTGAGTGGGAAGGAGTTGATTATAGCATTAGATATTCCAGCTTCACCCATGATAGGACAACTTTTAACAGAAATTGCCGTAGCACAAGCTGAGGGGAAAGTCTCAACGCCAACAGAAGCGATCGCATTTGCACGTCAGTTACAAGATAAAGCAAGAGGTAATTAA
- a CDS encoding response regulator encodes MNGQPLILIVEQSLHDLELLNSHLGILNFSCICTKQGVRAVILAQTHQPDVILLDIMLSNLGANRVIDDLKHDTKTATIPIIALTPLTVVQDDRFTMLAGFDDCITKPYDFNQLEMVISRHISQLNYLNLS; translated from the coding sequence ATGAATGGACAGCCTTTAATTTTGATTGTAGAACAAAGTCTACATGATTTAGAGTTACTTAATTCTCATCTAGGAATATTAAATTTTTCATGCATTTGTACCAAACAAGGAGTGAGGGCTGTGATATTGGCACAAACTCATCAACCAGATGTAATTCTTCTAGATATAATGCTATCTAATTTGGGTGCGAACCGAGTCATTGACGATCTCAAACACGATACAAAAACTGCTACTATCCCAATCATTGCATTAACACCTCTAACAGTGGTACAGGATGATCGATTCACTATGCTCGCAGGATTTGATGATTGCATTACTAAACCCTATGATTTTAATCAATTAGAAATGGTAATCAGTCGTCACATCAGTCAGCTAAATTATTTAAATTTATCTTGA
- a CDS encoding DUF2294 domain-containing protein, giving the protein MIQADIGQLETEISQQIVKLYNKRIGKSPSQIICHFLDAEIVISLENSVTQAEYTLLKEGYATLAEQVRLYLETIIKPELKSLIEVIIGQPVLELMTNTNLATGRTGIVVVFNQLPDVPNPESIIKINLNNLAD; this is encoded by the coding sequence ATGATACAAGCTGATATTGGGCAATTAGAAACAGAGATATCACAGCAGATCGTAAAATTATATAATAAGAGAATAGGTAAGTCTCCGAGCCAAATAATTTGTCATTTTTTAGATGCTGAAATTGTAATTTCCCTAGAAAATTCTGTTACCCAAGCTGAATACACTCTACTGAAAGAAGGTTATGCTACTTTAGCTGAACAAGTACGCTTGTATTTAGAAACAATTATTAAACCAGAGTTGAAAAGTTTGATTGAGGTAATTATTGGTCAACCTGTCCTTGAACTCATGACCAACACCAATTTAGCAACTGGTCGGACTGGGATTGTTGTGGTTTTCAATCAATTACCTGATGTTCCTAATCCCGAATCTATTATCAAGATAAATTTAAATAATTTAGCTGACTGA
- a CDS encoding tetratricopeptide repeat protein: MDSLSINSLLEELKNPDATVRDKATRKIWRIWFQQKGIYGLEIIDRSQKLLDAGEIAEAETALTALIKEQPDFAEAWNRRAFLYYSIGDYQKSLADCQMVVQINPIHFGALHGMGLCYAALGEYGEAIRAFQRALEIQPYSLVNQKLILECTFRFSYNGR; this comes from the coding sequence ATGGATTCTTTATCTATCAATTCCTTACTTGAAGAGTTGAAAAACCCCGATGCTACAGTTCGGGACAAAGCAACCAGAAAAATCTGGCGCATCTGGTTTCAGCAAAAGGGAATCTATGGGCTAGAAATAATCGATCGCAGTCAGAAGTTACTGGATGCAGGTGAAATTGCTGAAGCCGAAACAGCGCTGACAGCATTAATCAAAGAACAGCCAGATTTCGCTGAAGCCTGGAATCGTCGGGCTTTTCTCTATTACAGTATTGGTGATTATCAGAAATCTCTAGCAGATTGTCAGATGGTTGTGCAGATAAATCCAATACATTTTGGGGCACTTCACGGCATGGGCTTGTGTTACGCGGCACTAGGAGAGTATGGTGAAGCTATCCGAGCTTTTCAACGCGCTCTCGAAATTCAGCCCTATTCGCTAGTGAATCAAAAGTTGATTCTAGAATGTACATTTAGATTCAGCTACAACGGCAGATAG
- the dcd gene encoding dCTP deaminase, with product MAQKGLISPFEPSLIRKVQKDESVAVQPVISYGLSSYGYDIRLSSAEFRIFRHIPGTVVDPKNFNPQNLEPTALHTDANGNYFILPAHSYGLGVALEKLEVPENITVICIGKSTYARCGIIANLTPAEAAWRGHLTLEFSNSSSADCRIYANEGVVQLLFLEGEPCAISYEARQGKYQDQQEIVTLARI from the coding sequence ATGGCTCAAAAGGGTTTGATTTCGCCCTTTGAACCGAGCCTAATCCGAAAAGTGCAAAAAGATGAGTCTGTAGCAGTTCAACCTGTAATTAGCTACGGCTTGTCTTCTTATGGGTACGATATACGCCTTTCCTCGGCTGAGTTCCGCATTTTTCGCCATATTCCCGGAACCGTAGTCGATCCCAAAAACTTTAATCCCCAGAATTTAGAGCCAACAGCACTGCATACTGATGCCAATGGCAATTACTTTATTTTACCTGCTCATTCTTATGGACTTGGGGTTGCCCTAGAAAAGCTGGAGGTTCCTGAGAATATTACTGTAATTTGTATAGGTAAATCGACTTACGCAAGATGTGGAATAATAGCGAATCTAACACCTGCTGAGGCTGCATGGCGAGGTCATTTAACTTTAGAATTTTCCAACTCTTCCAGCGCAGACTGTCGCATTTACGCTAACGAAGGCGTGGTGCAATTACTATTTTTAGAAGGTGAACCCTGTGCTATTAGTTATGAAGCTCGTCAGGGCAAATATCAGGATCAGCAAGAAATTGTGACTTTGGCTCGTATTTAG
- a CDS encoding P-loop NTPase family protein yields the protein MVAQLETSSINSTLALPYPVEGLVQVFTSSHRNFFTTVMAQSLRIAGQGTPVLIVQFLKGGIRQGHDRPIQLGQNLDWIRCDLPRCIDTPHLDDTENQALQKLWQYTQHVVCNSKYSLVVLDELSLAINFGLISETEVLAFLAKRPPHVDIILTGPEMPKSLLDVADQITEIRRSYRP from the coding sequence ATGGTTGCCCAGCTAGAAACCTCAAGTATCAATTCAACCCTTGCCCTACCATATCCAGTTGAAGGGCTAGTGCAAGTTTTCACTAGCTCCCATCGCAACTTTTTCACGACCGTTATGGCTCAATCACTTAGAATAGCGGGACAAGGAACGCCAGTATTAATCGTACAGTTTCTTAAAGGGGGTATTCGTCAAGGACACGATCGACCCATACAATTAGGGCAAAATTTAGATTGGATTCGCTGTGATTTGCCTCGTTGTATCGATACACCACATCTAGACGATACGGAAAACCAAGCTTTACAAAAGCTGTGGCAATATACACAACATGTAGTGTGTAATAGCAAGTATTCTCTCGTGGTATTGGATGAGTTAAGTTTAGCGATTAACTTTGGTTTAATTTCTGAAACCGAAGTTTTAGCGTTTCTGGCAAAACGCCCTCCTCACGTTGATATCATTCTCACAGGCCCAGAGATGCCTAAATCTCTCTTGGATGTGGCAGATCAAATTACAGAAATCCGTCGGAGTTATCGACCCTAA
- a CDS encoding adenylate kinase family protein: MRLVILGGSGSGKSTQAQRLGRYFDIPLISTGEILREAISGYQPLPEFRCSETDPRTSLSVYASLSELGYHTQPYIEKGELVPDEAIVELIGVRLRQPDINCDWVLEGYPRTAFQAEELDFLLDNLGQKLDWAIYLQVPEAVMVSRSLGRSLPDDQPEIVQRRVELFYDRTIPILEYYDRRRRLLTINGDQSPDMVQQNILTLLSIP, from the coding sequence GTGAGATTGGTGATTCTGGGAGGTTCAGGATCGGGGAAAAGCACTCAAGCACAAAGGCTTGGCAGATACTTTGATATTCCTCTGATTTCTACAGGTGAGATTTTACGGGAAGCAATATCTGGCTATCAGCCCCTACCGGAATTTCGATGCTCGGAAACCGATCCCCGGACTTCTCTTTCGGTTTACGCTAGTCTGAGTGAACTAGGTTATCACACACAGCCCTATATAGAAAAAGGGGAGTTAGTTCCAGACGAAGCGATCGTTGAATTGATCGGGGTTCGTCTCAGACAACCAGATATTAACTGCGATTGGGTCTTGGAAGGCTATCCTCGTACTGCTTTCCAAGCTGAAGAATTAGATTTTTTATTGGATAATTTAGGGCAAAAGCTAGATTGGGCAATTTATCTCCAAGTTCCAGAAGCAGTGATGGTTAGTCGATCCTTGGGGCGATCGCTACCAGATGACCAACCCGAAATCGTGCAGCGCCGTGTAGAGTTATTCTACGATCGCACCATTCCCATCCTAGAATACTATGACCGTCGTCGCCGTCTATTGACCATCAACGGCGACCAGTCACCAGATATGGTGCAGCAAAATATTTTGACTCTGCTTTCAATTCCTTAG
- the rph gene encoding ribonuclease PH, with amino-acid sequence MAWQRPDGRLPSELRPISFYPNFTRFAPGSVLARCGDTQVLCTVSVNKGVPKFLEGTGKGWLTAEYRMLPSATQKRHERELLKLSGRTQEIQRLIGRSLRAAVDFEALGERTLTVDADVLQADAGTRTTAITGSFVALAHAISKLLQEGVLERSPLCGQVAAVSVGLLEEEPFLDLNYIEDVAATVDFNVVMNQHLGIIEVQGTAEEGSFSRTQLDQLLDVAQKGIQELLIAQREAIANWETLFAIN; translated from the coding sequence ATGGCTTGGCAGCGTCCAGACGGCCGTCTTCCTTCCGAACTACGTCCGATCAGTTTTTACCCCAATTTCACCCGCTTTGCCCCCGGTTCTGTTCTCGCAAGATGTGGAGATACTCAGGTACTTTGTACTGTTAGCGTTAATAAGGGAGTCCCAAAGTTTCTTGAGGGAACTGGTAAAGGCTGGTTAACTGCTGAGTACCGAATGTTACCATCTGCTACTCAAAAACGCCATGAAAGGGAATTGTTGAAATTATCTGGACGGACGCAAGAAATTCAACGCTTAATTGGCCGTAGCTTACGCGCAGCAGTGGATTTTGAAGCCTTGGGAGAACGCACGCTAACTGTAGATGCCGATGTCTTACAAGCAGATGCTGGAACTCGAACAACAGCGATTACAGGCTCCTTTGTGGCGTTGGCTCATGCGATTTCTAAATTATTGCAAGAGGGCGTTTTAGAGCGATCGCCTCTGTGTGGACAAGTAGCAGCTGTTTCAGTCGGATTACTGGAGGAAGAGCCATTTTTGGATCTAAATTATATCGAAGATGTGGCTGCTACAGTAGATTTCAACGTGGTGATGAATCAACATCTGGGAATCATTGAAGTCCAAGGAACAGCCGAAGAAGGTAGCTTTAGCCGCACTCAGTTGGATCAACTACTAGATGTCGCTCAAAAAGGAATTCAGGAATTGTTAATCGCCCAACGCGAAGCGATCGCTAATTGGGAAACATTGTTTGCAATCAATTAG
- the pgl gene encoding 6-phosphogluconolactonase: MNKTVEVLPDKPALVARALELILSKLETAIEQRGQFTIALSGGSTPKPLYEAIATQKLPWDKIHIFWGDERYVPPDHPDSNELMTRRAWLDRVDIPAANIHPVPTLEANPELASAKYEQHLKEFFNSSGVEFPALDVVLLGMGDDAHTASLFPHTEALKVRDRLVTVGNKDGNHRISFTYPFINSARSVIFLVAGANKRPALAQVFAPVADDFTYPSRLIRPQGELWWLLDAAAGLELKR; the protein is encoded by the coding sequence ATGAACAAAACCGTTGAAGTTCTACCGGATAAGCCAGCGCTGGTTGCACGAGCGCTAGAATTAATTCTGTCCAAGTTAGAAACTGCCATTGAGCAGCGAGGGCAGTTTACCATCGCCTTATCTGGCGGTAGTACACCTAAACCGTTATACGAAGCGATCGCTACTCAAAAACTGCCTTGGGATAAAATTCATATATTCTGGGGAGATGAGCGTTACGTACCACCAGATCACCCCGATAGCAATGAACTGATGACGCGTCGTGCGTGGCTAGATCGTGTTGACATTCCAGCAGCTAACATTCATCCTGTACCAACCTTAGAAGCCAATCCAGAACTGGCATCTGCTAAATATGAACAACATCTCAAAGAATTTTTCAATTCTTCTGGGGTCGAGTTTCCCGCGTTGGATGTAGTATTGCTAGGAATGGGTGATGATGCACATACTGCATCTTTGTTTCCCCACACAGAGGCTCTCAAAGTACGCGATCGCCTAGTTACAGTGGGTAACAAAGATGGAAATCACCGGATAAGTTTTACATACCCCTTCATCAACTCTGCTCGCAGTGTGATTTTTTTGGTTGCTGGTGCTAATAAACGACCAGCTTTGGCGCAAGTCTTTGCACCTGTAGCTGATGACTTCACTTACCCATCCCGCTTAATTCGGCCCCAAGGCGAACTGTGGTGGCTGCTGGATGCAGCAGCAGGTTTAGAACTGAAACGTTAA
- a CDS encoding FHA domain-containing protein, with amino-acid sequence MIVCPNCNHPNPDGAVQCEACYTPLPATTNCPSCGANVQADAAFCGQCGYNLHSAGVPHVHSPVATTVTPDVPVEVPPLVPPDPLLELLQPDALGISGSTNSHPPSSSLPPTEMAVPPVAPAQGVVAESSPPEPMPTVEALPVVSGQSIPTPPPLEPPPVSEAEVPPPAAPVPTATVARTQLQQVMARLIHVQTDRLIELPQNLSVIHIGKPNDRIPPDIDVSGFPNSEVVSRIHADIRVEGDAHYVEDVGSSNGTYINNLPLLPGNRHRLRPGDRISLGKGDLMTFLFQLA; translated from the coding sequence ATGATCGTCTGCCCTAATTGCAATCATCCCAACCCTGATGGCGCTGTCCAATGTGAAGCTTGTTATACACCGTTACCTGCGACTACTAACTGTCCCAGTTGTGGAGCAAATGTGCAGGCAGATGCTGCATTCTGCGGTCAGTGTGGCTATAACCTTCACTCCGCAGGAGTTCCACACGTTCATAGTCCGGTAGCTACAACAGTTACTCCCGATGTTCCTGTGGAAGTACCGCCATTAGTTCCACCCGATCCACTATTAGAACTTTTACAACCAGATGCTTTGGGAATCAGCGGTTCTACTAACTCTCATCCTCCCAGTTCATCTTTACCACCAACAGAGATGGCAGTTCCTCCAGTGGCTCCTGCACAGGGAGTTGTTGCAGAAAGTAGCCCCCCAGAACCAATGCCAACCGTTGAAGCTCTACCCGTGGTCTCTGGACAAAGTATTCCTACTCCACCACCGTTAGAACCACCGCCAGTCTCTGAAGCTGAAGTACCCCCGCCAGCAGCACCAGTACCAACTGCAACTGTAGCCAGAACGCAATTGCAGCAGGTTATGGCGCGGTTAATCCACGTTCAAACCGATCGCCTAATTGAATTGCCACAAAATCTCTCTGTGATTCATATCGGCAAGCCTAATGACCGGATTCCTCCAGATATAGACGTTTCAGGATTTCCCAATTCAGAAGTTGTCTCGCGGATTCATGCAGATATTCGCGTTGAGGGAGACGCTCACTATGTAGAAGATGTGGGAAGTTCTAATGGTACTTACATTAATAACTTGCCACTTTTACCGGGGAACCGTCATCGATTGCGACCGGGCGATCGCATCAGCTTAGGTAAAGGAGACTTGATGACATTCCTCTTTCAACTTGCTTAA